The Mesorhizobium sp. B2-8-5 genome segment TGTCCGGATACTGCACCGCGTTGCCAGTATCGAGCCGGCGCTCGCCGACGAACAGGGGGATGATGTGGACCATTGGCTGTTTCCTGCCGGGGGCGGTTCGAGAGGGCGCGCGGCGGCGAGCCGCCGGAGATGGCGGCCGGTTCGGCGGCGCGGACGGGGTGGGTTCGGCTGGAGCCTGAGTGGTGAAAGGAGCGAGGATGCTCGTCAGGGCGCGACGCGCGCGACAGCTGATCTCCCCCCTTGTGGGGGAGATGTCCGGCAGGACAGAGGGGGGCGCCGTAGAGTATCTACCTCGAGCGAGTCCGTATGGGATTCAACCAAGAATTCCGGCCAATGGTGTTGAGAAAACACGGCAAGGCCGGCGGGACAGCGCCCGCCTCTGCCCTGCCGGGCATCTCCCCCACGAGGGGGGAGATTGGCGGCTTCAGCGCCTCACCTCTCCTCCGCCCGCGCCGCTTTCTCCAGCGCCGCTAGGTCGGCGTCTTCCAGCGTGAGAAACCCCATGATGTGCTGCACCACTTCGGCGCGCGCGTTGCTCAGCGCGCTGTGCAGTTCGAAGCCTTCGGGAGTCTTGGTGCGCGCCAGCCAATCGCCGTAGGACGGGCGTCGGTAGTAGCCTGTCGCGGCGGTAAGGTCGGCGAGCACCAGCTCTCCGTCCTCGCCCGAGAAGACGCGGCGATAGGCCTTGGCCAGCGCCTCTCGCGCGGCGAGCGGACCGCCGGCGTCGGAGGGGCGGGCGAAGCGTTTGCGGCTCATGCGCCACCATTGGCGCCGCCGCCCGCGGAGCCGGCGCCCTGCCCACCCGGCATCGCGCCTTGCGCGCCGCCGGCCGGAGCGCCAGCTGCGCCACCGCCAGCCTGGGCGCCCTGCATCATCGTCTGCAGGCTGTCGAGCAGGCCGCTGTCGCGCGCCTGGACGGCCGCCGGCACCGCGTCCTTCGCCACCTTGCCGGCGGTGGCGATCGCCGCCATCCCGGCCTGCGCCTGTTGCGCTTGGGCTCTCGCTCCGCGCAGACCTTCCACCTCGTCCTTGCGCCGGAAAATGCGCTGCGGACTGCGGCCGGCGCTCTGCACGACGCGGATCGCCTCGTCGCCGTCGATATTGTCCATGATGCCGGGATCGAACTGCGCCATCTGCATGGCGGTGGTCACCACCTGGATAGTATCGCGGGCTTCGGCCGAGCGGCGCAGCACGTCGAGCGGGCCGGTGAAGGTCGGCCGCACCGCTTTGCCCGCCAGACTGTCCGGCGGGCGGAAGCGGCTGTCCTGGTCGTAGAGGCCCTTGTCCTCGAGGATCGACAGCTCGCGGTCGAGATTGGCGGCAAAGCCGGCCTGGATGATTGAGCCCGAGGGCCCAAGCAGCGCGCCCTTCTCCTCCTGCCTTATCAGCGCCTCGGTCGCGGTCATCTGTGGGTTCTGCACCAGCGTCTGGAACAGATTGACGAACATCATGTCGCGGATCTCTTCCGCGCGGCTCGCCGCATAGTCGAAGGCATAGCTCGGGTTCTGGCCGGTGGCGATCGGCTGGATCAGCGGCCGGCCATTGTCGTCGATCAGGCCCGGATAGTTTTCGCCGGGATTGAGCACCGGCACATAATCGAGCCTGGCCTTGGACGCGGTCGGCGGATCGGTGATCTGCTGCAGCGCGCGCAGGCCCGAGCGGCGCACGGCATTCTCCTCGCGGACCGTGGTCAGCGCCTCGATCGCCGGCGAAATGCCATAGGCGTCGCCCTCGTAGCGGCGCCAGTTGAAGGTCGAGACCGGGAAAGTGCGGAAGCCGCTCTCCTTGACGATCTCCTCCTCGTCCTCGATGACGTGGTAGGAGGCGAAGGCCTGGTCGAGATATTGGTAGGAGCCGCCCTTGCGGTACATACGGCGCTCGTCGCGCGGCTGGACGCATTGGATGAGCGAGATCTCCTCCTCGCATTTGGCGGGGTCGTCGACGAGCGCCTTGATGCGCGCCGGCAGTTTTTCATAGCCCAGAAGCTGCGCCGCCTGGCGCGCGGTGCGCTCGTAGCGGCGGTGAAAAATGTCGACCTGGCCCCAGCGGTTGCGCGACAGGTAGCCTTCGACCACGGGGATCGAGGCGTAGCGGATCGGCGTGCCGCCAAAACCTTCCTCGGCATAGAGATAGGCCGGGCCGTAGCGCACGACGTTCCTGAGGCAGGCTTGCGTCGCCGGCACGAAATTGGAGTTGGCGGAATAGCGCAACGCGAACAGGAAATCGCGCAAGGCTTCCGCCCATTCCTTCTCTTCGTCGGTCTCCTCGTCATTCATCTCGGCCGTGGTCAGCCCGTGCCATTTTTCGGACTGCGGGATGATCAGGCTCTCCAGGCCGGCGGCGAGCCGGTTGGCGGCGGAGTTGATGGTGTTGGCGTAGACGCGTGAGCCGCGCCGCTCCTGCCGCTCGGCCTGGCTGTCTGAGCGGCTGCTGCGGCGACCCGACCAGATATCGGGCGCATCCGGATCGCAGAACTCCGCCACCGCCTCCCAGACGGGTTCGTAAGTGGCGCGTTCGGTCTCGAGTTCGGCCTGTCGCGACAGGATATCGCGGGCGCGGGAATCGGTCATGGGAATCTCGCTTGTTTGGCGGGGCTGTTCCTCGCCCCCACGAGAGTGGGGAGAGGTGGCTCGGCGAAGCCGAGACGGAGAGGGGGACTGGCGCCGCGTTGCGTATGATGGAGAACGATTGAGCCTTATCCCGCGAAGCTGGCGCAGCCCCCTCTCGGCCGCCACGCGGCCACCTCTCCCCCGCCTCTGGCGAGGGCGAGGAAAAGATTGCGCTGTCATCTTTTGCGCACTTCTCGGTGCTACAGACCTGTCGCGGCGGGCAGGAGGAGGTCGAGAATGACAAGCCTTGCCGGCGCCTTGAAAAATCGCGGCAAACACGTCGTGAAGCGACTGCTTCGCTATGACAATCGCAACTGGCTGCGCATCCGCCAGATCGAAGCCTTCACGGTTTTCCTCGAAGCGGCCCACCGCAAGTCGCGCGACGTGATCGAGATCTCACCGGGCTGGAACCGCTACTGGCGGGCGTTGTGTCCGGACTACCGCTCGGTCGATTTCCCGGGCTTCGACATCTGCCGGGATCGCACCGAGGAGCAATATTCCATTGTCATCGCCGACCAGGTGCTGGAGCATGTGCAGCGCCCGCAGGCGGCGGTGGCCAACATCCATGCCATGGTGAAGCCCGGCGGCTGGGCTATGGTGGCGACGCCCTTCCTGTTTCGCGTGCATGCCCGCCCGCACGACTACAACCGCTGGACGCCCGCGGGGCTGAAGCAGCTGATGGTCGAAGGCGGCTTTGGTGAAGACGACGTGCAGGCCTTCGGCTGGGGCAACAAGGCCTGCGCCAAGGCTCATATCGGCGGCCCGGTGCGGGCTTATGGGGTGTGGCGGGACTTGAGCAACGACGAGGAATACCCGCTGATGGTCTGGGCGTTCGCGAGGAAGGGGGCGTGATCTCGCTATCAGGCGTGAATTGTATTCTGTATTGCTAAATTCGATGCTACTAATATCCATGCGGCTACCGGGGATCGCCACATGGATTTCGTCGAGCATATTTTCGCCGGCATCTGGGGCGCCGGCGTGCTTGCTGCGATCTGGTACGCTTGGACGCGGCCTTCGCCACCCGCCACCAAAAAAAGCGAGGATCGGGATTTGCGCGAGTGGCTCGACGACCAACTGTAGTGCTCCCTTCCTCCTGGAAGAAGGTTGCTAGCCCCTGCGCTTCACCAACCGCGCATGCCGCCTCCAGTACCACCAGTCCAGCACGCGTCGGCGGAAGCTTCGTTTCATCGCCGTCATAACGTCATACTCCCAGCAGCACGCGGCGCCGGCCGGCGACGTCGCTCGGCGCAAGGTCGGTCTTGACGGTGGAGAGCGTGCCCTGGCGCTGCTCGAGCTCAGAGCGAAGTGCTGCTTCCCGCGCCTGCACGTCCTTGTCCTGCGCGGTCGGCACCGGCGGCAGCGGCTTCAGTTCCGGTGGTTTTTGAAAGAGACACATGGTTCCTGCTTTCCCCGAGGTTAGAGGTTCTTATCCAGTCATAGAGGAAGAAATCTTCGCCGTTCCTGCCGTAACCCGGCAGGCGGCAGCGTTGCGTGGCGCCAAGCCTGTCCAGCCAGCGCAAGGCAAGATCGTTCTCGGCAAGCGCCCTCGCCTCGACCCGCCAGGCGCCCCTGGCTGCGACCTGGGGCCCGAGCACGGTATGGAAGAAGCGCGTAATCTCGGGCACGCAGCGCCTCATGCGGCGCGTGCCCCAGCTCCAGGCGATCCACAGGCCGCCGCGCTGCTCGGCCGCGCCGAACCCGGCCTCCGGATTGCCGTCGAACTCGGCGACATAGGCAAAGCCCTGAAGTGCTGTCAGCGCCAGCAGCGCCGGCGACCAATGATCGAGCTGGCAGTCGATCTCGGTCCGGTCCTCGGGGCGCAGATTGGCGGCGATGTAGGAAAGGTCCCGCAGCGTGGCGGGAACGATGCGGATGGGCATGGACAGACTCCGGCCGGTCAGCAGCGAGGCCTGCCAGCGACGTGTTGGTCTAGAAACTCTGACGCCCTGGCCTCGGCGTATGTCTCGGAATTGTCCCCATGGTTATATGCCGGTGGCGCGCCTTGAGTTCTGGAACATTATTTTTCAGGCTGAGCTCTTTCACCACATCTTTGTCGAAATCATTTTCGTTTCTGATGGACGAATTATCCGACGTGGATCATAAGGAACGCCTCGTGATTGACAGACACTCCTTTATGGATCGGACTCGAGGGCCTTTTTTATTCAATCGATTCCTTTGTCTCGCGTTCGCTCTTTTGGCTACTTTGCCAACAAATCCGGCATACCCTTCCGAGGTGAAGGGCGAAAAATATTCGGTTCGATTTGTTGTCCGGATGACCGATGGGCAATATTTTAGCGGAAATTCTCAGTGCAGCAGAAGGTATTATTGTGACATCCGATTTGGAAAATCGTTCGAGCTCAGCATCGCCGACTATGGAAAATCGTACAATTTATCTATAATGGATTATGACATAAACTCTCTTCCATGCTGTTCCTTTCCCGCCGGAAAGCACAGCATAGAGTTTTCTAAAACAGAAAATTGCGTTAGCACTATATTTAACCAATCCGTTGCTGATGATTTAGTCTACAGGAGAGCGACGCAAATCGGAGAAATTTTCGTTATAATATCGGAAGATAAATGATATGCGCCCGCTCGCAATGTGCCGTTGGCAACCCAGGGAACCAGGAGCCGTTACCGTAAGCTCAACCGGCGAAGTTGTTGTCCACGAACATTTCCGCAAATTGCTGAGGCGTGAGCGTCACCTTGTTGTCCTGGGCGATTTTGAGGTTTTTCTTCCACATATCCCGGATTGCCTCCGGCATCGTGTCGGGCATGTGAAGAGCCTTGGCGATCGCATCTTCCCACCGTCCGTCGCCGCCATAGATGGCCTGCAACTTGGGAGCCATGGCGTTCAACGATTTTTCCGACTCCCGAGAGAGTTCTCCAATCGCCTTCAGCACATAGAGCTCAAGGAGCCTGAGCAGCGGCTTTCCTTCATAACGCTTGTCGGTCGCCATTTTCCCTCTCACGCGTCATAGGTGGCGTAATAAATCAGCCTGTCACAGATTGCTGACAGACTGGGCTTTTCCTTCTGCGACCCGATCCATCCCTCTGTGACCTCAATCGCAATGAATATTTCGATGAAATAGGTCAGACCCGCTTTGGCTGCCGCCTTTGGCGGCACCATAGTATCGTCGGGCGCGGTCGCAACCATTGCATCGGAATCTTCCGTCCAAGGCTCAGATACATAAATCGTGTCCTCTTCATCAAAATCCGACAACCTCCCAACGACATCCAGTAACTTCATTATTTTCCCCATATGGAAAATCCTCCTCGGCGATCCGGATGAAGGGTTTTCTGGAAGATAGTGCCAAGATCGTGTTGGTATCTAGGAACGAGTTGCATCACACCGGGTTCGTCGGCGTGATGCCATGTGTAGCCGGGAGGCGCAGTCCGGGGGACAAGCCCCCTCTTTGTCCGCTGAAGGCTAATCCCGCCTTCTCGCAGAATCTTTGCGAAATCCGGTTCCCTTTCCATGAGCACCAGCAGGGCTTCATTGGCTGCCTGGAAATGGTTCGGACGTGAGAAGCCAGGATACAATGCAGGATCGAGCTTTGTTTCAAATACCACACTATAGAACTGACCGGTCGGCGTCTTTGCTTCGCCACTTGCAGCTTCTGGTGCCGGCCCCAACCCGGGCTTGAATAGATCGTCTACTCCTTCGTTACGGTTAGCTACGTCTGGAAGAACTTCATCCGCCGACTTGGCGAGGTCACTACTATCATTTGGGATAAGAGCCTCAGCCCCTTCACCCAGTTCGTCCGACCATTTCAAAACCCTCGGTACTTTCTCGACCAAGGGGCTGGCGATTTTGCCAGCTTGTTTTAGGCCTATGAACGCCAGCCGATCGGCGGGGACCGCCCCTAGAGCATTGAGTGCTGCGTCGCCATAGTTGCCATAAAGTGCGGAAGTGAGAGCTTGGTCTCCCGCGAAAAGAGCGCCAATCGGCGTGATGTCGGCTACGGAAAGCCCCTCCTCACCACCGCCTTCAGAACCGACGAACGACCGCGCAATATTGCGCCACACGCTGTCCGGCTTAGTATCGCCGACCAAAAAGCCGCCAACCTTATCCCGAAGCGTAGGGATATAGTTTTCGACCTGGTTGGTGTTTACTAGACCGAGCTCAACCGCTTTCGGAACGTCGAGCATCATCCGGGGATCGACTATTGACTCGCGACGCGTCCGGTCTACCGCGCTTGTCTCTGTCCGGGCTGAACTTGTCGCCAGAAGATGACGTAGCATCGCCTCACGGTCAGCCGGGGTAGAGAGCGTACCGAAGAGGCTCGCCAATTTTGCCTCTTGGTCGGCAACGCCACCTGCGGCGGATTCGGGCAGAGCTTGAGTGGTCTCAAAATCCAGTTGGTCCTGGGCAGCCATCGGGCCGACGATCGTTGCTCCCGGCGTCTGCGCCTGTCCTCCAAGCAACCCAGCCCCGGCGAACTGCCGCGACATCGCCGTCTTGAGGGCCGGATCCGTCGTTCCGGCAAGCAGGCCGTTCATCCCGGCCCACCTGTCTTGCGGCGGTAGTGCGCCGAGGTCCTTCAGCACCGATTGCGGCACGGGCTGAGCGTTCTCCATGCCGAGATGGCGTTGTGTGGCGATGGTCAGGGCCAGTGCATTCTGGACCGCGGCAGGATCGCGCCAGCCCTGGTCGGCCGCCAAGTGCCAGGCCTCTTTCGCCTGCGGAAACGCCTTGATGGCCTCGCCGGCCGGATCGTTCTGCCTGGCTTCCAGCACGTGTTGGGCGGCAGCGGCGGCTACCCGATAGCGCGACTGGCCCTCCGGCGAATTCGCCGCGCCGACGGCTGCGTCCAGAAGCTGGCTGTTTATATCCCGAGCCGACATGACACGCATGTCGAAGGCCTGCTTGCCCATCTCCAGGCTCTGGTCGAATTTCGCCAGTTGCCGGCGGCCCTCCTCGACGCCGAAGACGTAGGCGAAGTCCTCGGGCTTGGGCATGACCCCGGCGTAGCTGCGGGTGTCCGCGAAAGCCTTCGGGGCGTTCTGAAAGGCCATCGAAATATTGGCGCGGGCACCGATCAGTTGGGAGGTCGCCGCCGCACGCGCACGCCGATAGAGCGCATCGGTGGCGTCCGGCGTGAGATCGGCAAGTACCGCTGCGACCGGCCGATCATTGTTCGCTAGGGCGTCGGCGGGCGGGTGCTTCTTCAGCGCCTGCTCCACCCTGTCATAGAGCGGGGCGAGTTCAGCGGTCTGGTCCTTGGCGCCGGCCTGTTCGCCAGTGTCGTTGGTTTGCTCCTCAGCGCCATCCAAGACCGTTCCGCTGTCGAGTTTACGATCCATCGTCTTGGCCCCTGTCGTTTTTGAATGTCTGGCCGCCGCCCGGCTGTGCCTGCTGAGCGATCCCGCCTCGCAACAGCTCCAGTGCGCCACGAGGATCCCGCGCAATCAGCGCCTCCACCCGTGCCGTTGCCGTGCTCTCGCGCCAGCCGGCTTCGGCCTGCAGCCTGCTCTCGGGATCGAGGTTCATCTTGCCGATGAGATCGAGGCCGGCATGGCGGGCGGCATCGAAAGCAGCGTGATCGTCCGGGTCGTTCTTCGCTATGGTGTCGAGCTCTTCGGCCTGGGCCGCCGCGAGCTGGTCCTGCTCATACTGGGCGCGGCGCTGATTTTGCTGCATCGCCATGCGCACCGAGCCTGCCTCTCGCAGGGCCGGCTTGCGGCTGGCAAGGCCGGCGCGCAGCTCGGGCGGCGCCTGCTTCAGGAAATTGTCGAATAGCGTGTCGAACCGGCCCTTCAGGACGACACGCCCGGTATACGGATCGACCTCGCCATACATGGCGTGGTGCAGGCCCTCGCCGTCGGCCGGCGCATTGGCCACGGTGTCGGCCTCGGCGCTCGCGATCTCGCCATACAGCCTGCGCGCGGCGATCTCGGTGTCGAAGGCCTGCTGCTGCGCCATGCGCCGTTCGTAGTGAGCGGCAACCTCCTGCCAGTAGGGATCGGACTGCCTAGCCGCCGAAGCGTTGGGCGTTCCATTGCCGGCATCGGGGCGGCGCTGATCGGTGAAGAGAGGAATGATGTGGACCATCAGCTTCTCCGGCATGGCTGGCTTTGGAAGAGGCGCGCGCACGCGATCGCGGCCGATCGCAGGCGCGGTGGCGTTCGCTGACTTGCTGGATTGAGGATTTTGGAGAGGCCGGGATTGGCGGCATTGCGGGTGGGCTAGAACCGCGCCTCGTAATCCAAGAGCGGAGCGACGGGCGCAGGCCTAGAATCCATGTCGCGACGCTAAAGCATTGGAACAGCTTCAGAATTCTGCACCGCCGCGCTCTACGGCAGGCGTCACGGCATCGGTCTCAATCCCTTCTCCCCGTTCACGGGGAGAAGGTGCCCGAAGGGCGGATGAGGGGCAGCGCCACTCTCTGAGACGCTGGCGCTGCCCCTCACCTGCCTGCCGGCATCCTCTCCCCGTAAACGGCAGGGGAATCGCATATGGCGTTTTTGGGGTTGAGTTTAGGCTGAGAAAGGATTCTTTGGAGAGGCAGTTGAGCGAAGGAGCGACTGCCATTTCCTGTCTTGAGAGCTACTTTGGCGCGGTGCCTGATCCCCGCGCGCCCAACGCCACGCACCGGCTTGGCGACCTGATCGTGATGATGATCGCGGCAAGCCTGTGCGGTGCCAGTAATGCGACGGAATTTGCCTTGTTCGCACAGGAGCGCAAGCAAGCGCTGTCGCGGCTGATCGACTATGACGCAGCCCCCAGCCACGACACTTTCTCGCGGCTGCTGCGCCTGCTCGACCCGGAGGCCTTCGGTCGCGCTTTTGCCGCCTTTGCCGCCGCTTTCGCCCGAGCCAGCCGAGAGACGCCCGAGGTGGTATCGCTTGACGGCAAGGTTTTGCGGCGGGCCTACGAGAAGGGCTTGGCAGCCAGTCCGCCGTTGACGGTGTCGGCCTTCGCGGCCGAGACCCGGCTGTGCCTGGCGGCAGTCTCGCCGAGTGATGGTGAGAACGAAGTCGAGGCCGCGCTCAAAGTCGTCGAACTCATTGATCTTACGGGCAGATTGGTCACCGCCGACGCGCTCCACTGTCATACCCGAATGGCTGCGGCCATTACCCAAAGAGGTGGCGATTACCTGCTTGCGCTGAAGGGCAACCGGCGTCATTGGCTGCGCCATGCCAACTTGAAACTGGCCGACGCGACCCCTTCCATTGCCGAGCGGACCGAGACCAGCCACGGCCGCAACGAATGGCGGCAAGCCGAGATCGTGGCGGCGGCCGAGCCGCTGATGCCTGGCCACCTGGCCTTCATCCGCATCACCAGCCGACGCGATCAGGCCAAGCCGTTGATGCGCCTGTTCATGGCCTCCACGCTCATGTCGCCTCAGCAGGCGCTCGACCTCACTAGAGCTCATTGGCAGATCGAGAACGGCCTGCATTGGATGCTCGATGTTCATCTTGATGAGGATCTCAGCCGTGCCCGCAAGGACAATGCTCCCGCCAACACAGCCCTTCTCAATCGCCTCGCTAGAAACATCCTTCAGGCCGCCGATGCTGCCAAAGTCCCCATCAGTCATCGCATCAAGAAATGCGCCTGGAACGACGACTATCTCATCAATGCGATCACTCATATGCGATAGCCCTGCCGTAAACGGGGCGAGGAAGGCAGTTCCAACGCCTACCGAAACGCCCCCAGCGGGTCGCTCTGTCCCGCCGGCCTTCTCGCCGCCTTGAATTCCGCCGGGTCGACGATCGCCTCGCGCAGCATCATTACGCCGTAGCGTGTCGCGGCCATGAGATCGTCACGCAGCTTCACCACTTGGCCGTTCTTTCGATGAAAAAGCCTGAATTCCTCAAACCATGCGTGAAGGGTGGAAAACACCTTGAAGCGGCCGGACTGCATGCGGTCGAGCATGTCCATCAGTCCGGCCTCGACCGAGACCGAGCCGTCGGGAAAGCGGGCGTGGCCGGTCAGCATGTTCAGCCCGTGGGCGGCATATTGTTTGGCCAAAGCCACGCCGGCACCTTCCAGCGTTTCGCGGCGGCCGTCGCGAGGCCAGGCGAAGGGCAGCCATTCGCCCCAGGCCCTCAGCGCCAGCGCCTGCATCGCCGGCGTCTGCTGGGAGGCGCGGTGAGCTTTCGTCACATAAACGACGTCGGCTTCGGTGTCCCAGGCAAGCTCGACCGCGGCCGACGGATGGTCCCAGCCGAAATCGAGCGCGCCGATGCGCGGCCACCAGCGCGGCAATTTGAAGGGCTCACAGGCGATCGTCTCTTCCGCCACCGGGAAGATGCGGCCGGAGCCCAGCACCGGAATGCCTTTGGCGCGTGCTTCGCGCTCGTGCTCGGGATAGGCCGCGACGATCTCGGCGCGCTGCCTGGGCGAATAATGTCCGGCATCGTCGATGGTCATGAAGGTAACGTGGCGGGACATGGCAACTCCACTTCCTCGCCCCGCGAGAGCGGGGAGAGGTGGCGCGGCGAAGCCGCGACGGAGAGGGGACGGCGCCGGCTTTCGACAGAAGAACGGGAGGCTAAACGCCCTACGAAGGCCCCTCTCCGGCCGCTGCGCGGCCACCTCTCCCCGCTCTCGCGGGGCGAGGAACTGGAGCCATCACGTCGCGATGTTGTTCACCGGCGCCAGCGGCGCTGGAAGCGTGGTCTCGCCAAGCCCCCGGCGCAGTTCGATCTCGATGTCGCGGCAGATTTGCGAGATCGGCACGTCGTTGGCGTTGCCTTCGAACGGATTGGCGCTGCTTTCGCCGACCAGGTCCAGCGACATGTAGACCCAGCCCAGCAGCGCGCTGAACGGGATGGTCAGCCAGATCGAGATCCAGCCGAGCACGCCGCCCAGCTTGGCCATATCGGCAAAGACCGGAACGACCCCGAAGGGCAG includes the following:
- a CDS encoding ISAs1 family transposase → MSEGATAISCLESYFGAVPDPRAPNATHRLGDLIVMMIAASLCGASNATEFALFAQERKQALSRLIDYDAAPSHDTFSRLLRLLDPEAFGRAFAAFAAAFARASRETPEVVSLDGKVLRRAYEKGLAASPPLTVSAFAAETRLCLAAVSPSDGENEVEAALKVVELIDLTGRLVTADALHCHTRMAAAITQRGGDYLLALKGNRRHWLRHANLKLADATPSIAERTETSHGRNEWRQAEIVAAAEPLMPGHLAFIRITSRRDQAKPLMRLFMASTLMSPQQALDLTRAHWQIENGLHWMLDVHLDEDLSRARKDNAPANTALLNRLARNILQAADAAKVPISHRIKKCAWNDDYLINAITHMR
- a CDS encoding HNH endonuclease — protein: MDRKLDSGTVLDGAEEQTNDTGEQAGAKDQTAELAPLYDRVEQALKKHPPADALANNDRPVAAVLADLTPDATDALYRRARAAATSQLIGARANISMAFQNAPKAFADTRSYAGVMPKPEDFAYVFGVEEGRRQLAKFDQSLEMGKQAFDMRVMSARDINSQLLDAAVGAANSPEGQSRYRVAAAAAQHVLEARQNDPAGEAIKAFPQAKEAWHLAADQGWRDPAAVQNALALTIATQRHLGMENAQPVPQSVLKDLGALPPQDRWAGMNGLLAGTTDPALKTAMSRQFAGAGLLGGQAQTPGATIVGPMAAQDQLDFETTQALPESAAGGVADQEAKLASLFGTLSTPADREAMLRHLLATSSARTETSAVDRTRRESIVDPRMMLDVPKAVELGLVNTNQVENYIPTLRDKVGGFLVGDTKPDSVWRNIARSFVGSEGGGEEGLSVADITPIGALFAGDQALTSALYGNYGDAALNALGAVPADRLAFIGLKQAGKIASPLVEKVPRVLKWSDELGEGAEALIPNDSSDLAKSADEVLPDVANRNEGVDDLFKPGLGPAPEAASGEAKTPTGQFYSVVFETKLDPALYPGFSRPNHFQAANEALLVLMEREPDFAKILREGGISLQRTKRGLVPRTAPPGYTWHHADEPGVMQLVPRYQHDLGTIFQKTLHPDRRGGFSIWGK
- a CDS encoding portal protein; the protein is MTDSRARDILSRQAELETERATYEPVWEAVAEFCDPDAPDIWSGRRSSRSDSQAERQERRGSRVYANTINSAANRLAAGLESLIIPQSEKWHGLTTAEMNDEETDEEKEWAEALRDFLFALRYSANSNFVPATQACLRNVVRYGPAYLYAEEGFGGTPIRYASIPVVEGYLSRNRWGQVDIFHRRYERTARQAAQLLGYEKLPARIKALVDDPAKCEEEISLIQCVQPRDERRMYRKGGSYQYLDQAFASYHVIEDEEEIVKESGFRTFPVSTFNWRRYEGDAYGISPAIEALTTVREENAVRRSGLRALQQITDPPTASKARLDYVPVLNPGENYPGLIDDNGRPLIQPIATGQNPSYAFDYAASRAEEIRDMMFVNLFQTLVQNPQMTATEALIRQEEKGALLGPSGSIIQAGFAANLDRELSILEDKGLYDQDSRFRPPDSLAGKAVRPTFTGPLDVLRRSAEARDTIQVVTTAMQMAQFDPGIMDNIDGDEAIRVVQSAGRSPQRIFRRKDEVEGLRGARAQAQQAQAGMAAIATAGKVAKDAVPAAVQARDSGLLDSLQTMMQGAQAGGGAAGAPAGGAQGAMPGGQGAGSAGGGANGGA
- a CDS encoding methyltransferase domain-containing protein, whose amino-acid sequence is MTSLAGALKNRGKHVVKRLLRYDNRNWLRIRQIEAFTVFLEAAHRKSRDVIEISPGWNRYWRALCPDYRSVDFPGFDICRDRTEEQYSIVIADQVLEHVQRPQAAVANIHAMVKPGGWAMVATPFLFRVHARPHDYNRWTPAGLKQLMVEGGFGEDDVQAFGWGNKACAKAHIGGPVRAYGVWRDLSNDEEYPLMVWAFARKGA
- a CDS encoding terminase large subunit domain-containing protein, whose product is MSRHVTFMTIDDAGHYSPRQRAEIVAAYPEHEREARAKGIPVLGSGRIFPVAEETIACEPFKLPRWWPRIGALDFGWDHPSAAVELAWDTEADVVYVTKAHRASQQTPAMQALALRAWGEWLPFAWPRDGRRETLEGAGVALAKQYAAHGLNMLTGHARFPDGSVSVEAGLMDMLDRMQSGRFKVFSTLHAWFEEFRLFHRKNGQVVKLRDDLMAATRYGVMMLREAIVDPAEFKAARRPAGQSDPLGAFR